GGCTGAAATCCAACCTACAAACAATTATGATGAACAACACCACCGAGGCTCTTTATCGAAAGCATGAAATGATGAGTAGGTAAAGACGGAATCGGCCGTTATCCGAATACGAGTGGGCGTATAATACGCCAATTAGGGTGGAACCGCGGAAGCTATTAGGCTCTCGTCCCTTGCAATATGCAAGGGGTGGGAGTCTTTTTTGTGCTTAATAATATGTAAGCAAATCCACCTACTATGATGGTTTTTAATGAGAGGAGAATATTGATGAATTTTAAAGTCCCTAGAGGTACACAAGACATTTTGCCAGCTGAAACATGGAAGTGGCAACAAGTAGAACAAATCATACGTGAAGTATGTGATGTTTATCGGTATAAAGAAATTCGAACGCCAATCTTTGAACAAACAGAGTTGTTTCAAAGAACAGTTGGGGACACAACTGACATCGTTCAAAAAGAAATGTATACATTTACAGACCGTGGCGATCGTTCGCTCACGCTACGACCTGAAGGCACTGCTTCAGTAGTACGATCGTTTATTGAAAATAAAATGTTTGGTTATCCTGACCAACCAGTGAAGTTGTACTATTCGGGGCCAATGTTCCGTTACGAGCGTCAACAAGCTGGACGATACCGTCAATTTGTTCAATTTGGTGTCGAAGCAATTGGCAGTAACGACCCCGCAATTGATGCAGAAGTAATTGGATTAGCAATGGATGTGTATAAACGTGCTGGTCTTTCAAAATTAAAGTTGGTCATTAACTCATTAGGAGATACAGCTTGCCGAAGTGCTCATAAGACGGCTTTAATTGAACACTTCACACCGCATATTGATGAGTTCTGTTCAGATTGTAAAACGAGATTAGATAAGAATCCACTTCGAATATTAGATTGTAAAGTAGATAGTAACAATCCACTCATTGCTTCGGCACCTTCTCTTTCAAATTATTTAAATGAAGAATCGGTTGCTTATTTTGAAGCGGTGAAAGGTTATTTAGAAGATGCAGGTATTGAGTTTGAAGTAGATGCAAATCTTGTTCGCGGCTTGGATTATTACAACCATACTGCATTCGAAATTATGAGTACTTCAGAAGGATTTGGAGCGATTACAACACTTTGTGGTGGCGGTAGATACAATGGTTTAGTTGAAGAAATTGGTGGACCTACTGCACCAGGTATTGGTTTTGCAATGAGTATCGAACGTCTTCTTCTCGCGATGGAAGCAGAAGGTGTTTCATTTGAAGTAGCGCCTACACTGGATGTGTATGTGGTGACATTGGGAGAGCGTGCAAAACGTGCTGGCGCGAAGGTGTTAAGTGCACTGCGGACAAATGGATTACGTGCCGACATGGATTACACGGATCGTAGAATGAAAGCGCAAATGAAGTCAGCTGACCGTCTAGAAGCGAATCATGTCATCGTAATTGGTGATGAGGAAGTAGACGAAGATGTTGTGATGTTAAGGAATATGGCAACGAGACAGCAGGAAAAAATTTCTACGGCTGAAGTCGTACAAAAAATATTACAAGCGGATAAGGAAGGCTGATGAAAACATGCAACGTACACATTATTGCGGAGAAGTGACAGAAAGAGATATCGGTTCAAAAGTAACCTTAAAAGGTTGGGTGCAAATTAGAAGAGACCTGGGCGGTTTAATTTTTATTGACCTTCGGGACCGTACAGGACTCGTTCAGACAGTTTTTAATCCCGACCTTTCTAAAGAAGCATTGGCAACTGCCGAAAAAATTCGTAACGAGTTCGTCTTAAGTGTTACTGGAAAAGTTATTGCTCGCGAAGAAAATCAAAAGAACCCAAATATGAAAACAGGTTCAATTGAAGTGCAAGTAGAAGAAGTAACAATCATTAATAAAGCAAAAACACCGACATTTACGATTGAAGATGAAACAGACGTTAGTGAAGAAATTCGTTTGAAATACCGTTATTTAGATTTAAGAAGACCAAAACTGGCGCGCACGTTCAAAATGCGCTCGGATATTATGCGTACAGTGCGCAACTTCTTAGATGATGAAGGCTTTTTAGAAGTGGAAACACCTATTTTAACGAAATCAACACCAGAAGGCGCACGCGACTATCTCGTCCCGAGCCGTGTTCATGCAGGCGAATTTTATGCGCTACCGCAATCACCACAATTATTTAAACAAATGCTAATGGTTTCTGGTTTTGACCGTTACTATCAAATCGCGCGTTGTTTCCGCGATGAGGATTTACGTGCGGATCGACAACCAGAATTTACGCAAATCGATATGGAAATGAGTTTTATGTCTATCGATGAAATTATCGAGCTAAATGAGCGTCTTATGCAAAAAGTGATGAAAGATGTTAAAGGTATTGATATTGAGATTCCATTTAGAAGAATGCCATACGACGAAGCGATGGCCCGTTTCGGTTCAGATAAACCGGATACACGTTTTGCAATGGAATTAACGGACGTTTCAGAGGTCGTTAAAGACGCACCATTTAAAGTATTTAGTGGCGCTGTTGCATCTGGGGGACAAGTAAAGTTAATCAATGTGAAAAATGGTGCGGCTGATTATTCTCGTAAAGACATTGATGCATTAGGAGAATATGCAGGGCTCTACGGTGCTAAAGGACTTGCTTGGTTAAAAGTAACAGAAGAAGGACTTACTGGACCTATTGCAAAGTTCTTTGAAGGCGATATGGAAAAAGCATTAACGGAAGTTGCTGAAGCGGAAGCGGGTGACCTGTTACTCTTTGTTGCGGATAAAAAGAAAGTTGTTGCGGACGCTTTAGGTGCGCTACGAGTAAAACTCGGAAAAGAACGCAATCTAATTGATGAGTCGAAATTTGATTTCCTATGGGTGACGGAATGGCCGTTATTTGAGTACGATGAAGAAGATGGGCGATATTATGCCGCTCACCATCCATTTACAATGCCTGCCAATGTAGAGCAATTAGAATCGAACCGTGATGAAGTAAAAGCGCAAGCCTATGACCTCGTTTTAAATGGTTATGAACTTGGTGGAGGTTCACTTCGTATTTATCAACGTGAAGTTCAAGAGAAAATGTTTGAAGCACTTGGATTCACAGAAGAATCTGCACGAGAGCAATTTGGATTTTTACTTGATGCATTTGAATACGGAACACCGCCTCACGGAGGCATTGCATTCGGACTAGACCGTATTGTGATGATTCTTGCGGGGGCAACCAATTTACGAGATACAATTGCATTCCCTAAAACAGCAAGCGCAAGTGATTTGCTAACAAATGCGCCTGATGAAGTGGACAATGCTCAATTGGCTGAACTTGGCATTAAAACAGCAAAATCTAGTAAAGAATAAATGGAATTGTGAGTTAATTTAAAGAAAACGTTTGAACTTCATTTTGAAGTATGGTAATCTATATGTAATACGAATCCTGAAGTGTTCGTTATTTGAAAGTCTGTTTTGACCCAACACTTCTATCGTAGGGAGTTTGTATTTTAGGATGTATGACATGCCTTTTTTAAAAAAAGGACGTCAGAAATTCTAAAGAGAACACCCACCTGCCGAACGCAGGTTCAAAACGATATTACAAAGACGGCACATTTGGGATTCGTGCTTATGATGAAACTTAATCCTCTCTGTGTAATATATACGGAGAGGTTTTTTAGTGGAGAAAATATTTCACTTTGGTTATGAAACGGATCATTGTTCTAATGGAAAGGCGGAATTACTTTTGTTGCATCAATTTTCAAGAAATGAACTCGCCATCGGTACAGAAGGCGTAGCAAGAATGCGCGATAAAACAGTCGCTATTTTAGGTGTGGGAGGCGTTGGTTCTTTCGCAGCAGAAGCATGTGCAAGAAGCGGGATTGGGCGTATTATTCTTGTAGACAAAGATGATGTCGATATTACTAATATTAATCGACAGCTCGTTGCTTATTTATCAACGGTAGGTCGTTCTAAAGCCGAAGTAATGAAAGAACGTATCGCGGATATTAATAAAGATTGCGAAGTTATTGCGCTTCATATGTGGTATACAGAGGAAACAGCCGATGAATTTTTTGCTTATCAACCTGACTATGTCATCGATGCTTCAGATACGATTAGTTATAAAATTCATCTAGCGAAAGAATGCATTGCCCGAGACGTAAAGATAATTTCTTGCATGGGGGCAGCCAATAAGATGGACCCGACTCGGTTACAAATTGCAGACATTTCAAAAACACATACAGATCCTTTAGCGAAAGTGATTCGCTTACGACTACGTAAAGAAGGAATTAAAAAAGGACTGCCTGTCGTGTTTACTGATGAAAGTCCTGTCGTCATTCGAGAAGAGATTGCTGATACAGTCGGTAATCCTGATGCGCCGATTCGTAAAGCAGAAATGCCTCCCGCGTCAAATGCATTCGTACCATCCGTTGCTGGGCTAATTTGTGCGAGTTGGGTAATCAATGATATTGTGGCGGACATACCCATTCAGCGTGTTAAAGATAAAAACTAAAAAAATGAACCCTTTTTCTCAATTTTATTGATGATAAGGGGTTTTATTTTTTATGGAAAATATAAAATAATGTTTTCATTCATCGAATTAGAGGGCAGTGTCTCTAAAGAATGAGAAAACGCTACATTTGGTGTGGAAAGGCTCAAAAGTGCATTACTAAAGATTCCTTGGTGGGTTCTATTCAGTAGAAGGATGAAGAATTAGAAGTTATAAAGGAGTTCAACAAGTCGCAAACCGTTGAACTCTTTTAGTTTTCAGTGAAATTAATTGCATATCTGCGTATATTAGTTCACGAATCGCCCAGTTGTTGTTGGATTGGCTTCCCAATACTCATTTCTTAGTTGAACTTTTTGTATTTTACCAGAAGCTGTTTTTGGCAATTCATCAATAAAAGTGATGCTAGTGACTGCTTTAAAATGGGCAAGTTTAGAACGTGAAAAAGTAATGACTTCTTCCTCAGTTAAAGTATGTCCGTCTCTTAGAACAATATAGGCATGAGGCGTTTCTCCCCATTTTTCGTGAGGGACTGCAATAACAGCGGCCTCTAGAATAGAAGGATGTTCGTAAAGAACGCCTTCAACTTCAATGGAGGATATATTTTCTCCACCTGAAATAATAATATCTTTTTTGCGGTCCGTAATGTCAATGTGACCAAATTCATCTATGGTACCCATATCCCCAGTATGTAGCCAACCATTTTGAATGGCTTCTTCAGTCTCTTCCTTGTTTTTCCAATAACCTTTCATAACACCATGACCATAGACAACAATTTCACCAAGTGAATGACCATCATGTGGAACCTCATTGCCGCTTTCATCAACGACACGGACATCGCTTCCAATCATTGGATAACCGGCTTTTGCTTTTAATCGAACTTTTTTCTCTTCTGTTAAATGTTCTTCCGTTGAACGTGAAGCTGAAGTTAATGTTAGTGGTGATGTTTCTGTCATCCCGTATACTTGGATAAACGTCCAACCAAGTTCATCTTCAACACGTCGGATAAACGCTGGAGGTGGTGCAGAGCCAGCAATTACAACTCGAACATTTTCACCAGTCTCCGGTTTCTTTTCATCATGAAGCTGTAGAAGTGAGTTTAAAACAGTGGGCGCCATATGGACGGCTGTCGCCTTGTGCTTATAAATCGCATCGAAAATTTTAGCTGGAGTTGCTCTGCGTAAACAAATATGTGTCGCACCATTTGCAGTGTAATAAAAAGGTGATCCCCAACCATTTACGTGAAACATCGGTAATACATGTAAATAAATATCGTCATCATGCACGCGAAGGTGATGCATCGCTGATAAAGCGTGTAAGTAATTGCTACGATGAGTCAACATAACTCCTTTTGGATTACCTGTTGTACCGCTCGTATACAATAAGCTACAAACATCGAATTCATCAATAGGGGCACGTTCAAACTGATTTTCAGGAAACGAATTAAGCCATTTATCATAACTAATTTCGTTAGAAGTGTCGTCACCATAATGAACGATAATTGTTTCTACGGTTTCTAATTGATGTTTAATAGGTTCGATTAAAGTTAGCATATCTTGATCAACAAAAAGTACTTTTGATTCGCTGTGATTTAAAATAAATACATAGTCTTCTGGTTTCAATCGAATATTTAGTGGAACCATCGTCGCACCGAGTTGAAAGATTCCATAAAAACCCTCTAACATTTCAACGGTATTTGGCGCGAGATAGGCCACTTTATCTCCTTTTTGAACGCCAAGAGAACGAAGGCCATGAGAAAGTTGATTCACCCGTGTTGCTAGTTCTTTGTACGTAAAAGTTCGACCTTCTTCATAATCAATGACTGCACATTTCTCCCCATAGACTGTCACTGCACGATCTAAAAAATGTAATAGATTCATTGGAACATACATCTACATCACCCCAAAGTTATAATATTCTTTCTATTAGAACCGATTATATCATAGAACTTTGTAGAATTGTCAGACTTTCTATATAATCCCATAATTTAAATAAAATGTTAACTAGATGATACCAAGGCATAATTGATTATGGAAAAACGAGTGAATTTCGCAGTAAGTTGATGTCGAATTCACTCGTTATCGCGTTTATTTATTTTTGCAAGGATATTTGAGCAACACCTGTTTGAATGGCTGCCTCGCTCACAGCTTTTGAAACAGCTTCTACAACTCTTGAATCAAAAGGATTAGGAATAACATAGTCTTCATGTAGCTCAGCAGGCTCTATTAAAGCTGCAATCGCTTTCGTTGCGGCTAGTTTCATCTCGTCATTAATATCGGTTGCTCGCACATTTAATGCACCTCTAAAAATACCTGGGAAAGCTAATACATTATTTACTTGGTTCGCAAAATCAGAACGTCCCGTTGCGATGACTCTAACGCCGAACTCTTTCGCAATGTCTGGAAGGATTTCAGGCATTGGATTAGCAAGTGCAAAAACAATCGGTTCATCATTCATCTGATCAATTAATTCTTTTGTTAAAACATTGGCAACAGAAACTCCGATGAACACATCTGCATCTTTTAAAGCATTTTTTAAATCGCCTGTTTCATTTGAGCGATTTGTAATTTCAGCAATAAATTCTTTTTGCTCATTCATACCATGTGGGCGTTCTTTATAAATAATACCTCTTGAATCGCACATAATGATATTCGTTACGCCAAGTGAAAGGAGCAATTTAGTAATTGCAATCCCAGCAGCTCCTGCTCCATTGACAACAACTTTGATATTTTCAATTTCTTTATTGACCAACTTTAATGAGTTCATTAGTCCTGCCGAAACAACGATAGCCGTTCCGTGTTGATCATCATGAAACACTGGAATTGAACATTCTTCTCTTAAACGCTCTTCAATTTCGAAACAACGAGGTGCTGAAATATCTTCCAAATTAATACCGCCGAATGTAGGACTTAGAACTTTGACAGTACGAATAATTTCTTCTGTATCGGTCGTATCTAAGCAAATTGGAAACGCATCAATATTTGCAAATTTTTTAAGGAGTAATGCTTTCCCCTCCATAACAGGTAAAGCAGCTTCGGGACCAATGTCACCGAGACCTAAGACAGCTGTCCCGTCCGTTACGATGCCAACAAGATTGCCTTTCATCGTATAGTCATACACATTTTTTGGTTCATTATGAATTTCGACACATGGATCAGCGACGCCAGGCGAATACGCTAAACTTAGATCGACTTGATTTTCAAGGGGTACTTTTGATTGAATCTCCATTTTCCCTTGATGCTTTCGATGTAATTCAAGAGCAGTGACATTTTCCATAATTAAGTCCTCTTTTCGATTGATTTTCTATATCCCAAATTGGAATTCAACTCATTTTTTTACTGTTGTAAATAGTGTAGGCGTTCCGGTAAATAGTTAAACAGATGGTACGTTAAATGAGTGTTTAGATTTATAATTTTTAACACATTTGAAGAATAAAATCAACCCTAAGAGATTCCGAGTTTTTTAAATTAAAAGACAAACAGCTACTTAAAGATTACCTCTATAGAAGGAATAAAATAAGCCCATTATTGGAGTAGTATTTATATTTATTAAAAAAATTAAAATCCGAGCTTTTTGCGAATATGTGTTGAATAAGATTGACTGACAGGTAATACGGTACCGTTTTTTAGGGTAATCAACATGTTTGATGAAAAATCACGAGAAATTTCTAAAATATGTTGAATATTTACGATGTAAGAACGATGAATGCGTAGAAAGAAATCCGGCAATTTTTCAATTAAATCTTTTAATGTATACATAGATTGATAGGCTATGTCATTTTTATAAAACCAAGTTTTCTTTTGTAAACTTTCAATATGTGATATTTTGTCAACTGCAATTGGGTGCCAACAGTCTTCATTCCTGCCAGTTAAAAAAGTCATTGGTTCTTTATAAAGTGAATGATGATTAGGAGGGAAACTCACAAGGAGGACTCCTTCTATATCATCTACTATCACTGGATAACCAATCCCGTAATAGGAAGAGCTGTTTTCATCACCTTGCATGTACTTTTCAACTTTACTTTTCTTTTTTAATACATCATGCACAATGCTGTTAGCGTCAACTGATTGACCAACTACAGCTCGGATGTCATGCATACCAGGAACATAATACAAATAGCGTCCATTGGCTATAACTGCAACCGAGGCTTCTCTTGGTAACCATTCTTTTAAAATACTTACATATTGTACAGCCGCATCAATTCCCATTCCACTTTTCCCCCTTAATTGTTCAATCTTATTCATCCTACTATAAGCTGTTTTGTCGCGGAATAGTCTGTTCTATCTAAATAGTATGACAAAAAGAAGATTCTGTTATAGATTAGTATACAAGAATTAAATCTGTTGTAAAACAGTTTAATCAAAATATTTTTTGATTTTTGGGAGGATGAGTTGGATGACAAAAAGGAAAGAGCAAGCAAAACAGTTAGAAGAAAT
This window of the Sporosarcina pasteurii genome carries:
- the hisS gene encoding histidine--tRNA ligase, giving the protein MNFKVPRGTQDILPAETWKWQQVEQIIREVCDVYRYKEIRTPIFEQTELFQRTVGDTTDIVQKEMYTFTDRGDRSLTLRPEGTASVVRSFIENKMFGYPDQPVKLYYSGPMFRYERQQAGRYRQFVQFGVEAIGSNDPAIDAEVIGLAMDVYKRAGLSKLKLVINSLGDTACRSAHKTALIEHFTPHIDEFCSDCKTRLDKNPLRILDCKVDSNNPLIASAPSLSNYLNEESVAYFEAVKGYLEDAGIEFEVDANLVRGLDYYNHTAFEIMSTSEGFGAITTLCGGGRYNGLVEEIGGPTAPGIGFAMSIERLLLAMEAEGVSFEVAPTLDVYVVTLGERAKRAGAKVLSALRTNGLRADMDYTDRRMKAQMKSADRLEANHVIVIGDEEVDEDVVMLRNMATRQQEKISTAEVVQKILQADKEG
- the aspS gene encoding aspartate--tRNA ligase → MQRTHYCGEVTERDIGSKVTLKGWVQIRRDLGGLIFIDLRDRTGLVQTVFNPDLSKEALATAEKIRNEFVLSVTGKVIAREENQKNPNMKTGSIEVQVEEVTIINKAKTPTFTIEDETDVSEEIRLKYRYLDLRRPKLARTFKMRSDIMRTVRNFLDDEGFLEVETPILTKSTPEGARDYLVPSRVHAGEFYALPQSPQLFKQMLMVSGFDRYYQIARCFRDEDLRADRQPEFTQIDMEMSFMSIDEIIELNERLMQKVMKDVKGIDIEIPFRRMPYDEAMARFGSDKPDTRFAMELTDVSEVVKDAPFKVFSGAVASGGQVKLINVKNGAADYSRKDIDALGEYAGLYGAKGLAWLKVTEEGLTGPIAKFFEGDMEKALTEVAEAEAGDLLLFVADKKKVVADALGALRVKLGKERNLIDESKFDFLWVTEWPLFEYDEEDGRYYAAHHPFTMPANVEQLESNRDEVKAQAYDLVLNGYELGGGSLRIYQREVQEKMFEALGFTEESAREQFGFLLDAFEYGTPPHGGIAFGLDRIVMILAGATNLRDTIAFPKTASASDLLTNAPDEVDNAQLAELGIKTAKSSKE
- a CDS encoding ThiF family adenylyltransferase, with product MLHQFSRNELAIGTEGVARMRDKTVAILGVGGVGSFAAEACARSGIGRIILVDKDDVDITNINRQLVAYLSTVGRSKAEVMKERIADINKDCEVIALHMWYTEETADEFFAYQPDYVIDASDTISYKIHLAKECIARDVKIISCMGAANKMDPTRLQIADISKTHTDPLAKVIRLRLRKEGIKKGLPVVFTDESPVVIREEIADTVGNPDAPIRKAEMPPASNAFVPSVAGLICASWVINDIVADIPIQRVKDKN
- a CDS encoding long-chain-fatty-acid--CoA ligase; translated protein: MYVPMNLLHFLDRAVTVYGEKCAVIDYEEGRTFTYKELATRVNQLSHGLRSLGVQKGDKVAYLAPNTVEMLEGFYGIFQLGATMVPLNIRLKPEDYVFILNHSESKVLFVDQDMLTLIEPIKHQLETVETIIVHYGDDTSNEISYDKWLNSFPENQFERAPIDEFDVCSLLYTSGTTGNPKGVMLTHRSNYLHALSAMHHLRVHDDDIYLHVLPMFHVNGWGSPFYYTANGATHICLRRATPAKIFDAIYKHKATAVHMAPTVLNSLLQLHDEKKPETGENVRVVIAGSAPPPAFIRRVEDELGWTFIQVYGMTETSPLTLTSASRSTEEHLTEEKKVRLKAKAGYPMIGSDVRVVDESGNEVPHDGHSLGEIVVYGHGVMKGYWKNKEETEEAIQNGWLHTGDMGTIDEFGHIDITDRKKDIIISGGENISSIEVEGVLYEHPSILEAAVIAVPHEKWGETPHAYIVLRDGHTLTEEEVITFSRSKLAHFKAVTSITFIDELPKTASGKIQKVQLRNEYWEANPTTTGRFVN
- a CDS encoding NADP-dependent malic enzyme; this translates as MENVTALELHRKHQGKMEIQSKVPLENQVDLSLAYSPGVADPCVEIHNEPKNVYDYTMKGNLVGIVTDGTAVLGLGDIGPEAALPVMEGKALLLKKFANIDAFPICLDTTDTEEIIRTVKVLSPTFGGINLEDISAPRCFEIEERLREECSIPVFHDDQHGTAIVVSAGLMNSLKLVNKEIENIKVVVNGAGAAGIAITKLLLSLGVTNIIMCDSRGIIYKERPHGMNEQKEFIAEITNRSNETGDLKNALKDADVFIGVSVANVLTKELIDQMNDEPIVFALANPMPEILPDIAKEFGVRVIATGRSDFANQVNNVLAFPGIFRGALNVRATDINDEMKLAATKAIAALIEPAELHEDYVIPNPFDSRVVEAVSKAVSEAAIQTGVAQISLQK
- a CDS encoding LytTR family DNA-binding domain-containing protein is translated as MGIDAAVQYVSILKEWLPREASVAVIANGRYLYYVPGMHDIRAVVGQSVDANSIVHDVLKKKSKVEKYMQGDENSSSYYGIGYPVIVDDIEGVLLVSFPPNHHSLYKEPMTFLTGRNEDCWHPIAVDKISHIESLQKKTWFYKNDIAYQSMYTLKDLIEKLPDFFLRIHRSYIVNIQHILEISRDFSSNMLITLKNGTVLPVSQSYSTHIRKKLGF